DNA from Plasmodium yoelii strain 17X genome assembly, chromosome: 13:
ATGCGTTAGAAAATATGCAGCTTGTATTTGAGTtgtctttatttatatcaatttttttaccagattttttgatattaatatatttttgcatATTATCATTCAAAAATTTCTTACAAGGTATAAACATAGaatcaatttttatattatttacatataaatattgttgTTTTCCAtagtatttatatattaattcatatttaaATAGATCTAATGTTCCTgctatataatttttagaaaatttattaaataagtttggaatttttgttatttcaaTCCTTTCTCTTAATGTATTAGACTTAAAAATATCACATAATTTATTCAAAACAAAAGCTAAATCTTCAAATAATATCGATAGCTCTTTCAAATTTATTGCCATAAAAAAATCCATATAGTTAGCATGACTTATtgatttttcataattttcatgATAATACAAACTTAAAATATTCACATCAATATAATTAGAAGGAATGTTATTATCTTCATTACTATTATATGcttcttttttcttcttataatcattaatattcATTGTTTTATCACATTcagataataatttttgctTTTCTTCCAATTCATTTGGATTggatacatttttattattaacacGGTTTCGAAATTTATAAATCCATTCGAATCTCCAAAAAGAATTTGTCTCtcctttcttttttattccaatcctacttttttttctttgcatagattttttttttataaattcatttgcTAATTGGTTTTGATCTtcatgtatttttattttagttACCATTTCTTGATATATTATATCatctttattaatatatatatttatttcgtttatttttgtcataaataattttaaataataataaaaatataattgttcTTCACTGAATTCTCCATTTtcttctaaatttatatacaaatagtAACTAATATATAgagtataaaatatatacagaccactaaaaaagttaaaataGTTATCCTTATAATTATTGTCTGAGAAtaaattttgtaattttattttatagttTCCATTTGGATCATCTTTTTCCTTAGATATTTTCTTAATATTTCCTcgaatattatttattataaatgataattttaCACATTCtttcatataaaatttgcataGCTCTATCTTATTATCATAGTTTGTCTAAagtttagaaaataataagaaatgtacatgtatataaataaattacatAGTcgttaaaattttaaataaaaaaccaTATAGTACATACGTATAGATATATCTAAAATTATTAGTCTCACCTTGTGTAAATAAAGAAGCAAACTTCCAGGGTATGTCAATGCTCTTATAACAAAGTGGAAGCATAGGTAAAACAGATATATGTTCACAAATAGGTAAAACAGTGCATtgttaaatataaacaaaaacaaTGATACAtatgtgtaaaaaaaatatagtatcGTTATAGAGAAAAGGATTAAtgaacttttttttttaaagcttttaaataatttgttgAAAAACATAATTGTAAGCATGTGGTAATTCGAATTTAGATAATTATATTGTTTTCGTTTGCcttaacaatatatatatataaatatatatacatatctttatttatatttatatgtctATTTATTACAATGAATTTTACAACATAAACATTGTTAAACACATAGAGTTTgtgtatattaaaaaaatgtgcaTGCGAAATTccttttacatatattaaacaaTTTTGTGTAAAACATGGCAACTTTAATTCTCTAAATATACTAAAAAGTATatgaacatttttatatttttatattttatctcAGCTGctaaattgtttatataatttttgcagTTATTTGCggcatattaaaaaaaacatttatttttgtgtACTACACAAAACAAAGCGGGaggtaaataaataaatattccgtacaagtaaatatataaacaaatgattttatgattataaatgaataaattgtattatatatatatgtacatttcATTACATATTTCAACTTTTTCGGAAAATAAGAAAATCCATTTTTTAACATACACCAATTGCTTTATACATGCATCATAtgcatttattataaataaaattactgataatttttttaaacgtTTCTAATagcataaataataaaaaaatattttaaattgtgTTTTATATGATGCAGgagtttttatttatttatttatttactattataatatattatatgcacGTTTTTGTGCTCACACTaccaaattatttttataaaaatataaaataaatacatacaAATAACTATCATCTTGTTTTtcaatattgttatttttttcatattatttttttaatttttttctttgtaTGTGTAgaaaattcataaaaaaattaaaagataaCCAAAGCATCaccaaaaattatatttcaaatttacaaataataaagattATCAATAAATGTGTGCAGataaatcatatataaaaatatactacATGATGTGTATATATTCCATTTCCTCTAACATTCGCATGCATcatatttttccttttttttttcaacctCTTCCCTCAACTTTTCTTGTAGCTTAATCAAGATAGGATGTTTAACATCTTTTTCAAATGTTTTCTTTAGTACAGAAAAAagtgttatttttttaataggTAAAATATTTCTACTTGTAGAGCTAATAAAGCAAAACTCAAAAAGGTtaatatcattaatattaatagaggtcttttttattttaatatcttCCCTttcacatatatttataatttgttcCCTCATGGTTCCCTTTAATACTAATTCATCCTTGGCAGTATGCAACGCACcattataataacaaaaaaagtTGGAAGTTAATCCTTCAGTTATTTCATTGTCTccattatataaaacaactTCATGGCTGTTCTctgattttaattttaataatttttctcttatttcaaaaacatttgaatattttatatttggaGTTTTACGTTCACCCTGCATTATATCGATTTCCACATTCTCATTATGTTTTGgcaaacattttatatataataaaattgaaaaggGTTTATTCATCGAatcgttattattatcaatacTCCAATTGATGGCAGCTATTACCATATAATCTGTATTTTcactaaaatatttattttttatatcatcatcTAATGAATTGAGAAATTCAAAACCCTTTTTAATGTTTTGAACACAATACTTACGTATGTATTCTAATGATAAGTTTTCTAAAATGTGAGATATAGCATTTGATTGATTTACAGTTTCTTGGCACTTTAAAAGATTAGtagcatatttatataaattgttCATATTTGTAGTGAAgttgaaaatatattcataagaGTATACTGTCTTCATAGTAACATATACACCACCAATCcctaatttaataaaatccTTTGGAGACATATCTACCAATGAAGGTTCATTATTCTTGATTAAAATAGCCATTTTATTCTATTATTAACATTGTAtgtttttcaaaaaaaattataaaattattggaaataaaattttattaaatatgtgTATAATTAGTTTAAAAGAGGGGTATATATTGTGATAATTTctttaataatacatataaaacatttttttcgtaaaattaatttggttttgaaaataaataatacacaAACGATGTTACTTTATGTATagatatattcatttaataaAAGTAGTGTATTGGATTCATTCAAccttcatatatattttatataattgcaCACAATTTTAAATTAGGTAACTTGTGTGTattcaaatattatatacttaatAGTTGCTAAGAAGCTTAGAacaaaattgtgaaaaacTGAACGCAGATAATTGTAATAATGTGCTTTTATTTTCCTAAAGCATGAcaaataactatttattaatttttattgtaaataaaatagtgTATATTGTGCTAAATTACatgtattgttttttttgttatatatttatggcATACATTTTAAGTGTATACaatttaatgtatatatatatatatagtaatatttgattttgtttccttttttcaaaaaagactattatttattaacctttttattttttaataaccaATTAATGttcaattttaaaataaatcataGTACGAGCAAATTGTCACATTTGTTCACTAACAAGCTTGGAGATCTCGTTTCTTAAATTGCATTAAAAAGGATACATATTCTTACAATATTCAGAAGTATCGATTtgatacatattttttatacacTATATTATGACTTTTCATGGTATTTTgctttattaatttttttttaattctttttttttgtaacatcatttttaatgaaaaaagCCCTcgatttttatgaaaatattttcctTATAATCATAAGAAGACAAACGCGAGATTGaaattacatattttatgaattataataatcttttatttattagaGTTAATGATATCCtattctattattttatttattttttgtattcattgaattaatattttgtctttattataaataagcacttttctcttttatttccatttgtaaatttgtaatatattatataatacacatatatatacgagaaaaatataaaattaataaaaataggcCTAAGAATAAAAGTATTTTCAAATGATATATgcattatttttcaaaactATTTGCTcgtaaaataatataataattattataaaataattaaacaaaaatcaGTAAAATAGtaatcttttaaaaaatactgTTGAAAAATAATAGGCTAAAATGATATTACTCGTTATGCAATTATATTgcatattattatgattttttttgtgtgtcGACATggaaatgttttattttattcaagtttaaattatatttaaaatatataaacttcCTAGAATGGAAAATGATAACGCTGATTCAGATGACTATTATGAGATTTGCAACGAAAATTGGACACACGATACATTTGGGGAGCTAGAATACACTCAGagtttagaaaaaaatataataaaacaatttaataaaaaagagtCAAAACAAAAcgtatttttttgttctgATAAAccacaaataaataaacctGAAGATaacaaattaaatcaaaatgaCATGAACGAATCTGGTGAAATTcacgaattaaaaaaaaatattaattcaaaaaacttggaattaaataataatatttatgaaaatgACAAAAATGACGAAGAAATTTGTATGCTTAAAGATATTTATGAGGAGCTcgaaaaaggaaataaagaCAATAATAAAAGTCATATGACAACTAGCCAAGCtgaaaatgatgatgaaTTCATTGAAAGAGATAGCTGTTTCTATGATGATGGATCCCCTAAAAAacataatgaaaattttatcaaaaaaataaaattacttAATAGTAATAACGAATCAGATAATATGGATTCACATTcaaacatatttaatatgaaCGATTCAGATTTATATCCGTGGAGCAATTTAGCTAAGAGCGGAGATTATAATTACGAAAATTATGACAATGAAGacaataaattaaatacaacCAATTCAAAAGATAgcatatttgaaaataataaagaagaagTGGAATTATATCAAAAAAGAAAGAGCGTAAATTTGTtgggaaaatataaattaaacaaaatCAAATTAAACGACCAAGAAAACGATAAAGAAAACGATAAAGAAAACGATCAAGAATATGATCAAGAAAATGATCAAGAAAATGACATTGTAAACATAttaaatgataatttaaaagaaaaaattatgttttattccAGTATTAATGAACCTAATAAAAAACTTATTAGGAAGGATTCAGATTATAATTACATTAATGAAagtataaataaagatataaattataatataaataatatttcaaataaatGCAGTAATAATGCATCTAGAGTTAATTATGATACCagtttttatgaaaatttttcaagttataataaaagaaatataagCTTGAACGAAAGTGATATGTTTGTGAAAAGGGATCAAACTAATAGTGTCTATGATAATTCACTTAGTAGTAGCATAAGAATGTTTAGCAACGATGAAATGACTAGTACGAGGAAAgataacataaaaatttatgaaaaaaataatgtaaataattttgaacATCAATTAGATTCATCAAATAACAAGATTAGTTATAATTCCGAAAAGATAGATACCGTTTTAGATTCACAAGATAAAATTGATAATGAATACACCAAATCGgtagataataaaaaatataataattctgAAAAAAATTCATGTAAAAGTAGTGATGACAACGATAGTACATGTATCCACGTTGACTTAAATGATGAAGAATCGTGGAATGAAACTAATaatgaagataaaaaaaaaaatgtaaaaaaggGTGAAAAAGTAAAAGAAacaccaaaaaaaaaaaatataattccaAAAAAGGGAGTAGTTACAATATTAAAAGACAAAATTATCAAAccaaataaaacaaaaattaatgaaaatagttctaataaaaaaaaggaaaaaaatcaACCTGTTATTTTagaagaatataaaaatgatacaaTATTAAAAGATCTAAATGCTGAATTATGtaatcaaattaaaaaacttGAAAATGAACAAGACAAAGTAAAAAAGTTAGAATATCAATTAATTGCAAAAAGTGCTGAAATAGAATTAGAGAGAGAAGAAATGCGAAACAAAATggaagatgaaaaaaaaaaaatgatcaaAACTAtagatgaagaaaaaaaaaaatggcttaaggaaaaaaaaaggataGAAAACGAAGTAGAAAAACAACGtaacattataatgaataaaagaaaattaaaaaatgatgtagctattcttaaaaataaaattaaagaattAGAAGAAAAAATCGAAACAGATAAAAAACAACATAAATTTATTGTAGACAatttgaaaaagaaaatagaaCACTTATCtattgaaaatgataaattaaaaatggaGTTAAAATTATCAGATGAATATAGAACTAAGATGGAGAAATATCAGCAGAATACCATAATGAAGCTAGCCACAACAGTTGCAAaggaaaaagataaaaatctCACAGatagaaataataaagaaaacgatataaatgaaaaaaacatgTTATACTCCGGAAATGATTATATTCAAAAAGATCTATGTTCTAGtgatttagaaaataatagaaagaaagaaaaaaacaggGAAAAAGGTAATGTGtctaaaataaaagatagcgaacataaaaaaaacagaaaagAAAATGACATTAGAAAAGTGTTAAACTATTTAGACCAAATTAATGATAGTGACAAAACAGATAGCTCTGAAAACTCTAacgaatttaaaaaaataataaaagatcaaaataaaaaaatcatacaAAATGAGTTAGACATAATGTATGAATATACTAGTAGTGATTCTGGTAATTATAAAAAGTGTTCAAACATAGAAGATGGATATCACGATATAAAattgacaaaaaaaaaactattgAATAATGATAGAGAGGAAAAGGGaggaaaacaaaaaaataaacaaaaaattacattGGATAAACTATTTCTTCATgaggaaaataaaacaaaacaaaatttaGATTCTCTAAAAAAGgaagaatatataaataaaaatttacaaaaaatgaaatgcttaattaataaaaataaagataaattaataaatgataagAGACAAATTCAAGAAGATGAAATGAGTCTTGCTGCTAGTgagtattataaaaattttaaagacCGTTTTTTTGAAAGTtgtaatgatgaaaaaaatgataataattatacttttttaaaggATCaagaaatacaaaaaaaatcaatgCTTTATAATAAACCCTCACAACTAAAAACAGAAAATACCCCCAAATCATCTATCCCCattttaaatgataattCTGATACCACAAATTTAAGCACATGTAATAAGTATGTAAacaatatgaataaaatCAACAGAGGAAATAAATCATCAGATAATGCAATAAATTCTTTTCAAAGTTCAAATGAGATGAAAAtagagaaaaatataaataaaggtGAATATACAAATGATTCAAATGTGCATAGTAGTGACACTAGTGTCTATTTAccgaataatatatatccaaaGCATCTAGGAAATGAAAGTATGAGTTCAAGCAGTAATATGAATAAAGATATAAGTAAACtcaataatgataatgatattttttttgataataatttaaaatatgaaaatgattctaaaaataaaaccccTAATAACAGTGATCATAACTTAAACCCTTTTGGTAAACACTGggattttataataaattttaactTTGATGAATTGTTTAATATTTGTGAACATGTTATTGAATCTATCTTTTCATcgtcaaaaaaaataaaatatagacaaGCTTTTGTTGATGGGAAAGTGGAAACATTATTTGAGGATGGCttaaaaattattgaaaaaaacaaaaataaaaaaatcatagACCCTACTAATATAGTCATTTATCTTTATCCGAGTAAAGATTATCGAGCCACCTTCCCTAATTCGTATACGGTAAAAAAAAGGCGATGaaccaaaaaataataaataaaattttatattacactatttgattttatataaattattatttgcacAAACATACATTTGTATGAAGGATACATGCTTGTTCCTcaattcaaatatattacCTATTGATATCTCCCTTTATTTACCCTTATTATTTTACAGCTATTTCGATTTGTTAATAAAGGAATATATCAAGTGAACATACCTGGCAAATGCCAATTaaataagtaaaaaaaatatttatatataaaaatatgccataattaataaaaatttaaccATTCAAagtgaatatatattttttttttttttttctttcgaGATTTCCTAATGGACAAATAGATTGTAAATACAATGATGGTCACATgcaaatattattttgtgatGGACGGAAAAAGGAAATTTTACCCAACAAAGAGGAATATGCCATACTACGCAATGGTACAGTTTTATTACTTCATcataatatatcaaaatatatgcatatgtatattatagaATAAAGTATAGAGAAATTGTTGCTt
Protein-coding regions in this window:
- a CDS encoding spindle assembly abnormal protein 4, putative; translation: MENDNADSDDYYEICNENWTHDTFGELEYTQSLEKNIIKQFNKKESKQNVFFCSDKPQINKPEDNKLNQNDMNESGEIHELKKNINSKNLELNNNIYENDKNDEEICMLKDIYEELEKGNKDNNKSHMTTSQAENDDEFIERDSCFYDDGSPKKHNENFIKKIKLLNSNNESDNMDSHSNIFNMNDSDLYPWSNLAKSGDYNYENYDNEDNKLNTTNSKDSIFENNKEEVELYQKRKSVNLLGKYKLNKIKLNDQENDKENDKENDQEYDQENDQENDIVNILNDNLKEKIMFYSSINEPNKKLIRKDSDYNYINESINKDINYNINNISNKCSNNASRVNYDTSFYENFSSYNKRNISLNESDMFVKRDQTNSVYDNSLSSSIRMFSNDEMTSTRKDNIKIYEKNNVNNFEHQLDSSNNKISYNSEKIDTVLDSQDKIDNEYTKSVDNKKYNNSEKNSCKSSDDNDSTCIHVDLNDEESWNETNNEDKKKNVKKGEKVKETPKKKNIIPKKGVVTILKDKIIKPNKTKINENSSNKKKEKNQPVILEEYKNDTILKDLNAELCNQIKKLENEQDKVKKLEYQLIAKSAEIELEREEMRNKMEDEKKKMIKTIDEEKKKWLKEKKRIENEVEKQRNIIMNKRKLKNDVAILKNKIKELEEKIETDKKQHKFIVDNLKKKIEHLSIENDKLKMELKLSDEYRTKMEKYQQNTIMKLATTVAKEKDKNLTDRNNKENDINEKNMLYSGNDYIQKDLCSSDLENNRKKEKNREKGNVSKIKDSEHKKNRKENDIRKVLNYLDQINDSDKTDSSENSNEFKKIIKDQNKKIIQNELDIMYEYTSSDSGNYKKCSNIEDGYHDIKLTKKKLLNNDREEKGGKQKNKQKITLDKLFLHEENKTKQNLDSLKKEEYINKNLQKMKCLINKNKDKLINDKRQIQEDEMSLAASEYYKNFKDRFFESCNDEKNDNNYTFLKDQEIQKKSMLYNKPSQLKTENTPKSSIPILNDNSDTTNLSTCNKYVNNMNKINRGNKSSDNAINSFQSSNEMKIEKNINKGEYTNDSNVHSSDTSVYLPNNIYPKHLGNESMSSSSNMNKDISKLNNDNDIFFDNNLKYENDSKNKTPNNSDHNLNPFGKHWDFIINFNFDELFNICEHVIESIFSSSKKIKYRQAFVDGKVETLFEDGLKIIEKNKNKKIIDPTNIVIYLYPSKDYRATFPNSYTLFRFVNKGIYQVNIPGKCQLNKFPNGQIDCKYNDGHMQILFCDGRKKEILPNKEEYAILRNGVIKRLN